One region of Lathamus discolor isolate bLatDis1 chromosome 2, bLatDis1.hap1, whole genome shotgun sequence genomic DNA includes:
- the GTPBP10 gene encoding GTP-binding protein 10, with amino-acid sequence MVRGGAAVLRKYGNFIDDLRLYVRGGTGGMGYPRLGGEGGRGGDVWFVAQERTTLKSIREKYPLKRFVAGTGANSSVKALKGEKGKDCEVHVPLGISVLCDDGKEIGELNAAGERFLAARGGLGGCLATNFVPCKGQRRIVRLDLKLIADVGLVGFPNAGKSSLLSKVSHAKPEIANYAFTTIQPQLGKIMYADYKQILVADLPGLIEGAHANRGMGHKFLKHVERTKQLLLVVDISGFQLSVKTQFRTAFETILLLTKELELYKEELLTKPALLAINKMDLPCAKDNLNELMKQLQNPQDYLHLLEEEVISTNTLEFKDIIPISTHTGEGIEELKACIRKSIDEEAEQENEEYRKKKLLLLQTSEEHMNRR; translated from the exons ATGgtgcggggcggggcggcggtGTTGCGGAAG TATGGCAACTTCATCGATGATTTACGGCTCTATGTGAGAGGAGGAACTGGTGGCATGGGTTATCCTCGCctgggtggggaaggaggaagaggtggtGATGTCTGGTTCGTTGCCCAGGAAAGAACGACCTTGAAGAGCATTAGGGAGAAATACCCTCTGAAGCGATTTGTAGCTGGAACAGGAGCCAACAGCAG TGTTAAGGCACTAAaaggtgaaaaaggaaaagattgtgAAGTTCATGTGCCTCTGGGAATTTCAGTTCTCTGTGATGATGGCAAGGAGATTG GAGAGCTTAATGCAGCAGGAGAGAGATTCTTGGCAGCACGTGGAGGTCTTGGAGGCTGTTTGGCCACAAACTTTGTGCCTTGCAAAGGTCAGAGGCGAATTGTTCGTCTTGATTTGAAACTTATAGCAGATGTTGGCTTAGTTGG GTTTCCAAATGCGGGAAAATCATCCTTGTTAAGTAAGGTTTCTCATGCCAAACCTGAGATTGCAAATTACGCAT TTACAACAATACAGCCTCAGCTAGGAAAGATCATGTATGCGGATTATAAGCAG ATCTTGGTGGCTGATCTCCCAGGACTGATTGAAGGTGCACATGCAAACAGAGGGATGGGCCACAAATTTCTCAAACATGTAGAAAGAACCAAACAGCTTCTCTTAGtt GTTGATATTTCTGGGTTTCAGCTGTCTGTTAAGACTCAGTTCAGAACAGCCTTTGAAACTATACTGCTTCTAACAAAG GAACTGGAACTGTACAAAGAGGAACTGCTAACAAAGCCTGCACTTCTTGCCATTAATAAGATGGATTTGCCTTGTGCAAAGGATAACTTGAATGAACTTATGAAACAATTACAGAATCCTCAAG ATTACTTACACTTACTAGAAGAAGAAGTGATTTCCACAAACACACTTGAATTCAAAGATATAATTCCTATATCTACACATACTGGAGAGGGAATTGAGGAATTAAAAGCGTGCATACGAAAGTCCATAGATgaggaagcagagcaggagaatGAAGAATATCGGAAAAAGAAACTACTACTTCTACAGACTTCAGAAGAACATATGAATAGAAGATAG